A single genomic interval of Coleofasciculus chthonoplastes PCC 7420 harbors:
- a CDS encoding alpha/beta hydrolase, which produces MTNFKLGLALVNLGLSVAPVVMATPVQSATKIYIPYGPLEFSLSIETLEIYATEGKIEPELAFYANYVEPQQLEKLRQVLVTPIDVSPVAIAQFLYSPQGEAILERLGEVIQTKAGQEGFYAIRAALIKAAAKPEGLTLLNVLREFPTYGIRINSARSFEIIEELSRLSRQTQQAIAGVNQEAMAEVQAQIESLFPQMPPDFSELPDLREPGPIAYSQQTLTLNDPSRGRRFPVDLYLPSSISAGEGLTPLIVISHGLGSDRMTFEYLAEHLASYGFAVALPEHPGSNAEQLQALSRGLASEVTPPSEFIDRPLDITFLLDQLEQSYAGQLDLNNVGVLGQSFGGYTVLALAGAELNFERLQQVCDQSEDSLNVSLLLQCRALELPMADYDFRDPRIQAAIAINPVGSAIFGKSEFAQIQIPLMLISGSNDTVAPALPEQIQPFTWLTTPNKYLVLQNEGTHFSNLGVSTTAVELPPEVMGPDPAIGRVYTQALSVAFFEVYIAGQPEYQRYLNAAYAQFLSQDAMPLSLVESLTLNQLSEQTDEPQNSSPPPQAPFLIPLP; this is translated from the coding sequence CGCCACCGAGGGTAAAATTGAGCCGGAATTGGCGTTTTATGCTAACTATGTGGAACCGCAACAGTTAGAAAAGTTGCGGCAAGTTTTAGTTACCCCCATCGATGTGAGTCCAGTCGCGATCGCACAATTTCTCTATTCACCTCAAGGGGAAGCCATCTTGGAACGGTTGGGGGAAGTGATTCAAACTAAAGCCGGTCAAGAGGGATTCTATGCGATTCGGGCGGCATTAATCAAAGCGGCGGCTAAACCGGAGGGGCTAACCTTATTAAATGTACTGCGGGAGTTTCCCACTTATGGTATAAGGATTAACTCTGCCCGGAGTTTTGAGATAATTGAGGAACTATCTCGGTTAAGTCGGCAAACTCAACAAGCGATCGCGGGGGTGAATCAGGAGGCGATGGCGGAAGTTCAAGCCCAGATCGAGTCACTGTTTCCCCAAATGCCACCCGACTTTTCCGAATTACCTGACTTGCGAGAACCGGGACCCATTGCCTATTCTCAACAAACCCTGACATTGAATGATCCCAGTCGCGGACGCCGATTTCCGGTGGATTTGTATTTACCGTCTTCGATATCTGCTGGGGAAGGATTAACTCCTCTAATTGTAATTTCCCACGGACTCGGTTCTGATCGGATGACGTTTGAATATTTAGCCGAACATTTGGCGTCTTATGGGTTTGCCGTAGCCCTACCGGAACATCCTGGCAGTAATGCTGAACAATTACAAGCACTGAGTCGAGGACTAGCTAGTGAGGTGACGCCACCGTCAGAATTCATTGACCGTCCCTTGGATATTACCTTTTTACTGGATCAACTGGAACAATCCTACGCAGGACAGTTAGATCTGAACAATGTTGGTGTATTAGGTCAATCCTTTGGCGGTTACACGGTGTTGGCGCTAGCGGGTGCTGAACTTAATTTTGAGCGATTGCAGCAAGTTTGTGATCAGTCAGAAGATTCCTTAAATGTATCACTGCTGCTGCAATGTCGAGCATTAGAATTACCCATGGCGGACTATGACTTTCGTGATCCACGGATTCAAGCCGCGATCGCGATTAACCCCGTGGGGAGTGCTATCTTTGGTAAATCGGAATTTGCTCAGATTCAAATCCCCCTGATGCTGATTTCCGGGAGTAATGACACCGTAGCACCTGCCCTCCCGGAACAGATTCAACCCTTTACCTGGCTAACCACGCCGAACAAGTATCTGGTATTGCAGAATGAAGGCACTCACTTTTCTAATCTGGGAGTCTCAACAACGGCGGTAGAATTGCCGCCAGAGGTGATGGGTCCTGATCCCGCGATCGGGCGTGTTTATACCCAAGCGTTGAGTGTTGCCTTTTTTGAAGTCTATATTGCGGGTCAACCTGAATACCAACGTTACCTCAATGCGGCTTATGCACAATTCCTCAGTCAAGACGCTATGCCATTGAGTTTAGTGGAATCTTTAACCCTAAATCAGCTTTCTGAACAGACGGATGAACCGCAAAACTCCTCACCCCCACCACAGGCACCGTTTTTGATTCCGCTTCCGTAA